A genomic stretch from Diachasmimorpha longicaudata isolate KC_UGA_2023 chromosome 2, iyDiaLong2, whole genome shotgun sequence includes:
- the LOC135172735 gene encoding protein MON2 homolog encodes MTTAAVTLTPEYNSKFFESLQTDLKALSAETKKKYPQIKESCEEGIAKLRTVINNPGGSSVYHVVNQILYPLVQGCESKDTKIIKFCLGMMQKLITQQAIDQKGARYITDALWMLMELGIEEVKVLQTVTLLLTSNTIVHGETLARNLVLCFRLHFTKDSTTINTAGATVRQLVSLVFERVIVEDESLKISRQPRSEPEQALAQPDQSQPKQSHAEELRQSLAQAPKGLAPCAADAFLMFQDLVHLVNADQPYWLIGITEMTRTFGLELLESVLTNFSSVFFNHPEFGFLLKERVCALVIKLFSPNIKYRNSVPASVQQATPLDKPYFAISMRLLRVVSILVQKYHSLLITECEIFLSLIVKFLDPDKPVWQRALALEVLHKMTVHTDLLINFCECYDLKQHTTNIFQDIVNSLGAYVHSLFVNPVQMNPQVNPAGASAAQQPSIVSATLLAGMPIGPGVSPQPGFYSRGIWLPIVVTYPSGQAKPIYLEMLDKIEPPQIPDGYGISIAYACLLDIIGSISFGILGSNNNQTGRGGETHESNRYKPTEAEQKLHIQLITSSWCGLLAALSPLVDASTDESTTENLLKAIQTFASLCGLLELQTPRDAFITAICKASLPLHYALTVLNTNGNGNTVKGMRTGPLTPTRSQQQVENQSQNQTQSPAQHQDSCHNYNPSIVEPSDYRQQVVAVGTPLPTASLPIGAQHQGPVMLTAKNLQCMRALLMLAHCHGSILGSAWHLVLTTLQHLVWILGLKPSTGGSLKAGRTATDSNAVLTTAVMADLPVLSAMLSRLFESSQYLDDVALHHLIDALCKLSQEAMELAYTNREPSLFAVAKLLETGIVNLSRVEVLWRPLTNHLLEVCQHPHIRMREWGVEAITYLVKSALQYKYPTPLRDNQKLQTLLLGPLSELSSVRHADVRQRQLECVLQILHGGGETLHHGWPLVLGIIGAVSDHQGDNLVRIAFQCLQLVVTDYLPVMSWRCLPLCVDTAAKFGSQTQELNISLTAVGLMWNISDYFFQNQEKILNSLKSNESQVENIFPDFPGTTNMPSFDKLWMCLYTRLGDLCVDPRPAVRKSASQTLFSTISAHGGLLHQQTWQAVLWQVLFPLLDKVRNLSSSASNEKVDTSGNILIHHSRNTAQKQWAETQVLTLSGVARVFNTKRQLLQTLGDFPRAWSLLLEFIEYSALSKNNEVSLAALKSFQEILYIQKNGNADNYPEGSSVSSMESLWLVVWRVWLNIGMESSVLPSLSQRDNSDALINQQTAQNILVDSIQQPYVPSQAFLSALIQIFPAIFQHIKDKFVSSDVEKLCTVLKHVVQVPVHGESTPYILPTVPDIILTQLQDGVLHSMDLLKGEALSGEPEKLNTMIGFIFLQLLEFSKLACHPPSSMYGKLQIKTNYNMNQSQQMRSSSNEWITMNYVPFGEKALTMAVNLYEKTSAEPVVIDEEILKHIIGALRIPLSMKYACPSPTTWKLAVTSLLTVLHVGLPLARKHQDKFQTMWPVLADTLDEFLFPKSLSMIKTERNLEEIQADEAVDCQIMELLRDQVLPHSQFIPQAFILRIVMLLNKGSIHSATSLHNSSTNTTANSVGSGINDFSSATLNNCETKLREEFAKTCFETLLQFSLVDGLSDVTEFPMFQRAINNATIGDCDDENGGIAGRLAVTALLHRFQQVLYRYIEDDRKSGKCPLPRYRLSEISFVLKAVATLVVSLKKAPANKVEKSVWQQLIGLYPCLVECNLAAASPQVSRSLREALMQYYDLLRPPVDGSGGGAPSMSNNGA; translated from the coding sequence tcatgCGAGGAGGGAATAGCGAAACTGCGCACAGTGATTAACAACCCAGGCGGCTCTTCGGTCTACCATGTTGTTAATCAAATTCTGTATCCCCTGGTCCAAGGGTGTGAGAGTAAAGACACGAAAATAATAAAGTTTTGCCTTGGAATGATGCAAAAGCTGATAACCCAACAAGCAATTGATCAAAAAGGTGCACGTTACATAACAGATGCGCTTTGGATGCTGATGGAATTAGGAATAGAAGAAGTTAAAGTCCTCCAGACCGTGACACTTCTCCTAACCAGTAATACAATCGTCCATGGCGAGACACTAGCCCGTAACTTGGTCCTTTGCTTTCGTCTGCACTTCACGAAAGACTCGACAACCATCAACACAGCTGGGGCAACGGTTCGCCAGCTTGTCTCCCTAGTTTTTGAACGAGTCATTGTTGAAGATGAATCACTAAAAATTTCGAGGCAACCTCGATCAGAGCCTGAGCAAGCTCTGGCCCAACCAGATCAATCTCAACCGAAGCAGAGTCACGCGGAAGAGCTGAGGCAGAGTTTAGCCCAAGCTCCAAAGGGTCTTGCCCCCTGTGCTGCTGATGCATTCCTCATGTTCCAGGATCTGGTCCATCTAGTGAATGCAGACCAACCGTACTGGCTCATCGGCATCACCGAAATGACACGAACCTTCGGTTTGGAGCTTCTGGAGTCAGTTCTCACGAATTTCTCATCAGTGTTTTTCAATCACCCAGAGTTCGGTTTTCTACTGAAGGAGCGAGTCTGCGCCCTTGTGATCAAACTGTTCTCCCCTAATATTAAGTACAGAAACTCAGTACCAGCCTCTGTCCAACAAGCCACTCCTCTGGACAAGCCCTACTTTGCCATCAGCATGAGACTCCTTCGAGTTGTCTCAATTCTGgttcaaaaatatcactcaCTCTTGATCACTGAAtgtgaaatatttctctcactaattgtgaaattcttggacCCCGATAAGCCTGTTTGGCAGAGGGCTCTGGCTCTAGAAGTCCTCCACAAAATGACAGTGCACACAGATCTGTTGATTAATTTCTGCGAATGTTATGATCTAAAACAACACACGACGAATATCTTCCAGGATATTGTCAACAGCCTTGGTGCATATGTTCACAGTCTGTTTGTGAATCCAGTGCAGATGAATCCTCAGGTGAATCCAGCTGGAGCCTCAGCAGCACAACAACCCTCAATAGTTTCAGCGACTCTGCTGGCTGGAATGCCCATTGGCCCAGGTGTGTCACCCCAGCCTGGCTTCTACTCTCGAGGGATTTGGCTGCCAATCGTTGTTACATACCCGAGTGGCCAGGCAAAGCCCATATACTTGGAGATGCTGGATAAGATTGAGCCACCGCAGATCCCCGATGGCTACGGAATCAGCATCGCCTATGCCTGTCTTTTAGATATCATTGGTTCGATTTCCTTTGGAATTCTCGGCTCTAACAACAATCAGACTGGAAGAGGAGGTGAAACACACGAGAGTAATCGATACAAGCCAACAGAAGCGGAGCAAAAGCTTCATATTCAGCTGATAACATCCAGCTGGTGTGGACTTCTAGCCGCACTAAGTCCATTAGTGGATGCCAGTACTGATGAATCCACGACTGAGAATCTTCTGAAAGCAATCCAAACTTTTGCGTCATTGTGTGGCCTGTTGGAGCTCCAGACACCTCGAGATGCTTTCATAACCGCCATTTGCAAAGCTTCATTGCCTCTCCATTACGCATTGACCGTTTTGAATACAAATGGTAATGGGAATACTGTCAAGGGAATGAGGACAGGTCCTCTAACACCAACGAGAAGTCAGCAGCAAGTGGAGAATCAGTCTCAGAATCAAACTCAATCCCCTGCGCAACATCAGGACTCCTGCCATAATTATAATCCTTCAATTGTTGAGCCCTCGGATTACAGACAGCAAGTGGTGGCAGTAGGAACCCCACTTCCAACAGCTTCATTACCCATTGGTGCTCAGCATCAGGGACCAGTGATGCTGACTGCGAAGAATTTGCAGTGCATGAGGGCACTGCTGATGCTTGCCCATTGTCATGGAAGTATTCTGGGGAGTGCCTGGCACCTCGTTCTCACTACTCTCCAGCATCTTGTCTGGATTCTTGGACTAAAACCATCAACAGGAGGTTCATTGAAAGCTGGACGAACAGCCACAGACTCAAACGCTGTTCTGACCACAGCTGTAATGGCTGATTTACCTGTACTCAGTGCCATGTTGAGTAGATTATTTGAAAGCAGCCAGTATCTGGATGATGTAGCTCTACATCACCTCATTGACGCTTTATGCAAGTTGAGTCAGGAAGCTATGGAACTGGCGTACACAAACAGAGAGCCATCGTTGTTCGCTGTTGCCAAACTGCTGGAAACGGGTATTGTTAATCTTTCGAGAGTTGAGGTTCTCTGGAGACCTCTGACCAATCACCTGCTGGAGGTTTGTCAGCATCCTCACATCCGGATGAGGGAATGGGGAGTGGAAGCCATAACGTATCTTGTTAAGTCTGCCTTGCAGTACAAGTATCCAACTCCACTCAGGGACAATCAGAAGCTACAGACGTTGTTGTTGGGACCGTTATCAGAATTATCTTCTGTCAGACATGCGGATGTCCGCCAAAGACAGCTCGAGTGTGTACTTCAGATCCTCCATGGAGGTGGAGAGACTCTTCATCACGGTTGGCCACTGGTTCTTGGCATCATCGGAGCTGTCTCTGATCATCAGGGGGATAATCTCGTGAGGATTGCATTCCAATGCCTTCAACTCGTGGTTACAGATTATCTGCCTGTTATGAGCTGGCGCTGTCTTCCTCTCTGCGTCGACACAGCTGCTAAATTCGGTTCACAAACACAAGAGCTTAATATATCATTGACCGCTGTTGGACTCATGTGGAATATCAGTGATTACTTCTTCcaaaatcaggaaaaaatactgaattcattgaaatccAATGAGTCTCAGGTGGAGAACATTTTTCCTGATTTCCCAGGGACAACGAATATGCCGTCATTCGATAAATTGTGGATGTGTTTGTACACAAGATTGGGGGATTTGTGTGTAGATCCTAGACCCGCTGTTCGTAAATCTGCTAGTCAGACGCTGTTCTCAACGATTTCAGCACATGGAGGATTGCTACATCAGCAGACATGGCAGGCGGTTCTCTGGCAGGTGTTGTTCCCACTTCTGGATAAGGTCAGAAATCTGTCGAGTTCTGCGAGCAACGAGAAGGTTGATACCAGTGGAAATATTCTTATACATCACAGTAGAAATACAGCTCAGAAACAGTGGGCAGAGACCCAAGTACTGACATTAAGTGGAGTGGCAAGGGTTTTCAATACAAAGAGACAATTACTGCAGACTTTGGGGGATTTTCCAAGGGCCTGGTCTCTCCTTCTTGAATTCATCGAATACTCAGCATTGAGTAAAAACAACGAAGTGTCTTTAGCGGCGCTGAAGTCATTCCAAGAGATTCTTTATATTCAGAAGAATGGCAACGCTGACAATTATCCCGAGGGCTCTTCAGTATCTTCGATGGAGTCCTTGTGGCTCGTCGTCTGGAGGGTGTGGCTGAATATCGGCATGGAAAGCTCGGTCCTACCTTCTCTTTCACAGAGAGATAATTCTGATGCACTCATCAATCAACAAACTGCTCAGAATATTTTGGTTGATTCCATACAGCAGCCTTATGTTCCCTCTCAAGCCTTTCTTTCGGCATTAATTCAGATATTTCCAGCCATATTCCAACATATTAAAGATAAATTTGTGAGCAGTGatgtggaaaaattatgtacAGTACTTAAGCACGTGGTACAGGTTCCGGTTCATGGAGAATCGACACCTTACATCCTGCCCACAGTTCCTGACATCATCTTGACCCAACTTCAGGATGGAGTTTTGCACTCCATGGACCTTTTGAAGGGTGAAGCACTTAGTGGAGAGCCTGAGAAGCTCAACACCATGATCGGATTCATATTTTTGCAATtgttggaattttccaaactagCTTGCCATCCGCCCTCATCGATGTATGGAAAACTACAGATTAAAACTAATTACAATATGAATCAGTCTCAGCAAATGCGAAGTTCCTCCAACGAATGGATTACGATGAATTATGTTCCCTTTGGGGAGAAAGCCTTAACGATGGCTGTCAATCTTTACGAAAAAACATCCGCTGAGCCCGTGGTTATTGATGAAGAGATCTTGAAGCACATCATTGGGGCCTTGCGCATTCCTCTGTCCATGAAATATGCCTGCCCCTCTCCCACGACATGGAAACTCGCTGTGACGAGTCTCTTAACAGTTCTACATGTTGGGTTACCCCTTGCTAGGAAGCATCAAGACAAGTTCCAGACAATGTGGCCAGTGTTGGCTGATACTCTTGACGAATTCCTGTTTCCAAAGAGCTTATCAATGATCAAAACAGAGAGAAATCTCGAAGAGATCCAAGCTGATGAGGCTGTCGACTGTCAGATAATGGAATTACTGAGGGATCAAGTCCTACCACATTCCCAATTCATCCCTCAGGCTTTTATACTGAGAATAGTTATGCTACTCAATAAGGGCTCAATACACTCGGCGACGTCCCTCCATAATTCAAGTACAAATACAACTGCTAACTCGGTGGGTTCAGGGATcaacgatttttcctctgccacATTGAATAATTGTGAGACCAAGTTGAGGGAGGAGTTTGCAAAAACTTGTTTTGAAACACTTCTGCAGTTCTCGTTGGTCGATGGGCTCAGTGATGTCACCGAGTTTCCAATGTTTCAGAGAGCGATAAATAACGCCACTATTGGCGATTGTGACGATGAGAATGGGGGAATAGCTGGACGACTGGCAGTGACTGCATTGTTGCACAGGTTCCAGCAGGTTTTGTATCGTTATATCGAGGACGACaggaaaagtggaaaatgCCCGCTCCCCAGATACAGATTGTCGGAGATATCCTTTGTTCTTAAGGCTGTTGCGACTCTTGTGGTGTCGTTGAAGAAGGCACCAGCGAATAAAGTGGAGAAATCTGTTTGGCAACAACTAATTGGACTTTATCCCTGTTTGGTGGAGTGTAATCTTGCTGCTGCTTCTCCTCAGGTGTCTAGGTCACTTAGGGAAGCTCTTATGCAGTATTACGATCTTCTTAGGCCACCAGTGGATGGGAGTGGCGGGGGGGCACCCTCCATGTCCAATAATGGAGCTTGA
- the LOC135172781 gene encoding uncharacterized protein LOC135172781 isoform X1 — protein sequence MGYLKYSIIPGLHQVFRSFAVMTGNQDYKSAKSIYDFEATSIKGEVVPLSKYEGHVCLIVNVASKCGLTATNYKELNELYDKYAESHGLRILAFPCNQFNGQEPGTSEDICNFAKREKVKFDLFEKIDVNGDNAHPLWKYLKKEQGSILGNFIKWNFTKFIVDKNGKPVERHGPDKDPLKLSSDLEKYF from the exons ATGGGCTACTTGAAGTACTCGATAATCCCGGGATTGCATCAGGTGTTCCGCAGCTTTGCAG TGATGACTGGAAACCAGGACTATAAATCGGCCAAGTCGATCTACGACTTCGAGGCCACGTCGATCAAAGGCGAAGTTGTGCCGCTGTCAAA ATATGAAGGCCATGTCTGTCTAATTGTCAATGTCGCCTCAAAGTGTGGACTCACTGCTACAAATTATAAAGAGCTGAACGAACTCTACGATAAATATGCAGAGTCTCATG GCCTCAGGATCCTGGCTTTCCCATGCAATCAGTTTAATGGTCAAGAACCTGGTACCAGTGAGGACATTTGTAATTTTGCAAAGCGTGAAAAG GTGAAGTTTGATCTCTTTGAAAAAATAGATGTTAATGGAGATAACGCGCATCCTCTCTGGAAATACTTAAAAAAGGAGCAAGGCAGTATCCTCGGTAATTTTATCAAGTGGAACTTCACGAAATTCATCGtcgataaaaatggaaaacccGTTGAGAGACATGGACCGGATAAGGATCCTCTCAAGTTGTCTTCAGATCTTGAGAAATACTTTTAA
- the LOC135172781 gene encoding phospholipid hydroperoxide glutathione peroxidase GPX4-like isoform X2 → MTGNQDYKSAKSIYDFEATSIKGEVVPLSKYEGHVCLIVNVASKCGLTATNYKELNELYDKYAESHGLRILAFPCNQFNGQEPGTSEDICNFAKREKVKFDLFEKIDVNGDNAHPLWKYLKKEQGSILGNFIKWNFTKFIVDKNGKPVERHGPDKDPLKLSSDLEKYF, encoded by the exons ATGACTGGAAACCAGGACTATAAATCGGCCAAGTCGATCTACGACTTCGAGGCCACGTCGATCAAAGGCGAAGTTGTGCCGCTGTCAAA ATATGAAGGCCATGTCTGTCTAATTGTCAATGTCGCCTCAAAGTGTGGACTCACTGCTACAAATTATAAAGAGCTGAACGAACTCTACGATAAATATGCAGAGTCTCATG GCCTCAGGATCCTGGCTTTCCCATGCAATCAGTTTAATGGTCAAGAACCTGGTACCAGTGAGGACATTTGTAATTTTGCAAAGCGTGAAAAG GTGAAGTTTGATCTCTTTGAAAAAATAGATGTTAATGGAGATAACGCGCATCCTCTCTGGAAATACTTAAAAAAGGAGCAAGGCAGTATCCTCGGTAATTTTATCAAGTGGAACTTCACGAAATTCATCGtcgataaaaatggaaaacccGTTGAGAGACATGGACCGGATAAGGATCCTCTCAAGTTGTCTTCAGATCTTGAGAAATACTTTTAA
- the LOC135172750 gene encoding E3 ubiquitin-protein ligase CBL-B isoform X2: MSSGHSSRSRSVHISSIFQKIQGRFADAMTPPKLSTDKRMLDKTWKLMDKVVKLCQQQRMNLKNSPPFILDILPDTYQRLRLIYSKYEDRMHVLHSNEHFCVFINNLMRKCKQAIKLFKEGKEKMFDEGSHYRRNLTKLSLVFSHMLSELKAIFPNGVFAGDQFRITKSDAAEFWKERFGNSTLVPWKIFRQELNQVHPISTGLQAMALKSTIDLTCNDYISNFEFDVFTRLFQPWSTLLRNWKILAVTHPGYVAFLTYDEVKARLQKYCIAKPGSYVFRLSCTRLGQWAIGYVTSDGDILQTIPHNKSLCQALLDGYREGFYLYPDGRNINPDLTSAVQPTPEEHIKVTAEQYELYCEMGSTFQLCKICAEHDKDVRIEPCGHLLCTPCLTAWQDSEGQGCPFCRAEIKGTEQIVVDPFDPRRTHRPGAQSASASNASTPTRDLDHDAEDIIELCNGNCGLMCDDSDDEEDSSLTNSPVQTRRIVPSPPLPPRRSPTPNNHSRNTRHLTVPKENAPPPPTVTVILSSSEYNNKATDDKRYDLLHRALSTSPVPPASSAHVRPPARSVQRSPPALPEKSGRHLLSQASTIGPPVPPPLSAPRPPKNTKDTSKHHDYENTTTIPGTNKHVVKNINLEANRAKFTALMRSREEPGGSAHKTEPAAYENVNVEHIARLTALGFAQDAVIRALGITRNDLDMAYDILNEFATKSS; the protein is encoded by the exons ATGTCGTCTGGACACAGCAGTAGAAGTCGTAGTGTGCACATAAGTTCAATATTTCAGAAGATACAAGGACGTTTTGCAGATGCAATGACACCACCAAAATTATCAACCGACAAACGAATGTTGGACAAAACATGGAAATTGATGGACAAAGTTGTTAAGCTGTGTCAACAGCAACGTATGAATCTTAAAAATTCACCTCCATTCATTCTCGATATACTGCCAGACACTTATCAACGTTTACGTTTGATATACAGTAAATACGAGGATCGTATGCATGTACTGCACAGTAATGAACACTTCTgtgtatttattaataatttaatgaggAAATGCAAACAGGCTATTAAGTTATTTAAAGAGGGAAAAGAGAAAATGTTCGATGAGGGATCGCATTATCGTAGAAATTTAACGAAATTGAGTCTCGTGTTCAGTCATATGCTATCTGAATTGAAGGCCATATTTCCAAACGGCGTCTTTGCTGGTGATCAGTTTCGCATCACAAAATCCGACGCTGCTGAATTTTGGAAGGAACGATTTGGTAACAG TACTCTGGTCCcatggaaaatatttagaCAGGAATTGAACCAGGTTCATCCCATAAGCACTGGATTGCAGGCAATGGCGCTCAAATCAACAATTGATCTTACATGCAATGATTACATTTCGAATTTTGAGTTTGACGTTTTCACAAG ACTGTTTCAACCGTGGTCAACGTTATTACGCAATTGGAAGATATTGGCAGTTACTCATCCTGGTTACGTAGCTTTCCTCACCTACGACGAGGTGAAGGCACGATTACAAAAGTATTGCATCGCAAAGCCGGGAAGCTATGTGTTTAGATTGAGCTGCACGAGATTAGGGCAGTGGGCAATTGGATATGTCACATCGGATGGTGATATTCTCCAGACGATCCCACATAATAAGAGTCTGTGTCAAGCACTTTTGGATGGTTATCGAGAAGGCTT ctACTTATATCCAGACGGAAGGAATATAAATCCAGATTTAACATCGGCAGTTCAACCAACACCAGAAGAGCACATTAAAGTGACAGCCGAACAGTACGAATTGTACTGCGAAATGGGTAGTACATTCCAATTGTGCAAAATCTGCGCTGAACATGATAAGGACGTGAGGATAGAGCCTTGCGGACACTTATTATGCACACCGTGTCTGACAGCCTGGCAG GATTCGGAAGGGCAAGGCTGTCCATTCTGTCGTGCAGAGATTAAGGGAACGGAGCAAATAGTAGTTGATCCATTCGATCCACGAAGGACCCATCGACCCGGGGCACAATCAGCATCAGCCAGCAATGCTTCGACACCCACGAGGGATCTTGACCATGACGCCGAG GATATCATTGAGTTATGCAATGGCAACTGCGGACTGATGTGCGATGATTCGGATGACGAGGAGGACTCTAGTTTAACGAATTCACCGGTGCAAACGAGGAGAATCGTGCCTAGTCCGCCCTTGCCACCCAGGAGATCGCCGACTCCTAACAATCACTCGAGAAATACTCGGCATTTGACAGTGCCCAAAGAAAATGCTCCACCGCCACCGACTGTCACTGTTATACTATCGTCaagtgaatataataataaag CGACCGATGATAAGAGATACGATCTGCTTCATCGAGCACTATCGACGTCTCCGGTTCCCCCTGCATCGTCAGCTCACGTGCGACCCCCAGCGCGTTCAGTTCAACGATCGCCTCCAGCGTTGCCCGAAAAATCAGGTCGTCATTTATTATCTCAAGCCTCCACAATTGGACCGCCTGTCCCACCACCCTTATCAGCACCGCGACCACCAAAAAACACAAAAGACACATCAAAACATCATGACTACGAGAATACCACGACAATACCTGGTACCAATAAACACGTTGTGAAGAACATTAATTTGGAGGCAAACCGGGCCAAGTTCACAGCGCTGATGAGGAGCAGAGAGGAACCAGGTGGATCCGCTCACAAAACAGAACCAGCTGCTTATGAGAATGTTAATGTAGAACACATTGCAAGACTCACAGCACTTGGATTTGCGCAAGATGCTGTTATCCGGGCATTGGGAATCACGAGAAATGATTTGGATATGGCCTACGATATTCTCAATGAGTTCGCCACTAAGTCCTCCTGA
- the LOC135172750 gene encoding E3 ubiquitin-protein ligase CBL-B isoform X1 → MSSGHSSRSRSVHISSIFQKIQGRFADAMTPPKLSTDKRMLDKTWKLMDKVVKLCQQQRMNLKNSPPFILDILPDTYQRLRLIYSKYEDRMHVLHSNEHFCVFINNLMRKCKQAIKLFKEGKEKMFDEGSHYRRNLTKLSLVFSHMLSELKAIFPNGVFAGDQFRITKSDAAEFWKERFGNSTLVPWKIFRQELNQVHPISTGLQAMALKSTIDLTCNDYISNFEFDVFTRLFQPWSTLLRNWKILAVTHPGYVAFLTYDEVKARLQKYCIAKPGSYVFRLSCTRLGQWAIGYVTSDGDILQTIPHNKSLCQALLDGYREGFYLYPDGRNINPDLTSAVQPTPEEHIKVTAEQYELYCEMGSTFQLCKICAEHDKDVRIEPCGHLLCTPCLTAWQVDSEGQGCPFCRAEIKGTEQIVVDPFDPRRTHRPGAQSASASNASTPTRDLDHDAEDIIELCNGNCGLMCDDSDDEEDSSLTNSPVQTRRIVPSPPLPPRRSPTPNNHSRNTRHLTVPKENAPPPPTVTVILSSSEYNNKATDDKRYDLLHRALSTSPVPPASSAHVRPPARSVQRSPPALPEKSGRHLLSQASTIGPPVPPPLSAPRPPKNTKDTSKHHDYENTTTIPGTNKHVVKNINLEANRAKFTALMRSREEPGGSAHKTEPAAYENVNVEHIARLTALGFAQDAVIRALGITRNDLDMAYDILNEFATKSS, encoded by the exons ATGTCGTCTGGACACAGCAGTAGAAGTCGTAGTGTGCACATAAGTTCAATATTTCAGAAGATACAAGGACGTTTTGCAGATGCAATGACACCACCAAAATTATCAACCGACAAACGAATGTTGGACAAAACATGGAAATTGATGGACAAAGTTGTTAAGCTGTGTCAACAGCAACGTATGAATCTTAAAAATTCACCTCCATTCATTCTCGATATACTGCCAGACACTTATCAACGTTTACGTTTGATATACAGTAAATACGAGGATCGTATGCATGTACTGCACAGTAATGAACACTTCTgtgtatttattaataatttaatgaggAAATGCAAACAGGCTATTAAGTTATTTAAAGAGGGAAAAGAGAAAATGTTCGATGAGGGATCGCATTATCGTAGAAATTTAACGAAATTGAGTCTCGTGTTCAGTCATATGCTATCTGAATTGAAGGCCATATTTCCAAACGGCGTCTTTGCTGGTGATCAGTTTCGCATCACAAAATCCGACGCTGCTGAATTTTGGAAGGAACGATTTGGTAACAG TACTCTGGTCCcatggaaaatatttagaCAGGAATTGAACCAGGTTCATCCCATAAGCACTGGATTGCAGGCAATGGCGCTCAAATCAACAATTGATCTTACATGCAATGATTACATTTCGAATTTTGAGTTTGACGTTTTCACAAG ACTGTTTCAACCGTGGTCAACGTTATTACGCAATTGGAAGATATTGGCAGTTACTCATCCTGGTTACGTAGCTTTCCTCACCTACGACGAGGTGAAGGCACGATTACAAAAGTATTGCATCGCAAAGCCGGGAAGCTATGTGTTTAGATTGAGCTGCACGAGATTAGGGCAGTGGGCAATTGGATATGTCACATCGGATGGTGATATTCTCCAGACGATCCCACATAATAAGAGTCTGTGTCAAGCACTTTTGGATGGTTATCGAGAAGGCTT ctACTTATATCCAGACGGAAGGAATATAAATCCAGATTTAACATCGGCAGTTCAACCAACACCAGAAGAGCACATTAAAGTGACAGCCGAACAGTACGAATTGTACTGCGAAATGGGTAGTACATTCCAATTGTGCAAAATCTGCGCTGAACATGATAAGGACGTGAGGATAGAGCCTTGCGGACACTTATTATGCACACCGTGTCTGACAGCCTGGCAGGTA GATTCGGAAGGGCAAGGCTGTCCATTCTGTCGTGCAGAGATTAAGGGAACGGAGCAAATAGTAGTTGATCCATTCGATCCACGAAGGACCCATCGACCCGGGGCACAATCAGCATCAGCCAGCAATGCTTCGACACCCACGAGGGATCTTGACCATGACGCCGAG GATATCATTGAGTTATGCAATGGCAACTGCGGACTGATGTGCGATGATTCGGATGACGAGGAGGACTCTAGTTTAACGAATTCACCGGTGCAAACGAGGAGAATCGTGCCTAGTCCGCCCTTGCCACCCAGGAGATCGCCGACTCCTAACAATCACTCGAGAAATACTCGGCATTTGACAGTGCCCAAAGAAAATGCTCCACCGCCACCGACTGTCACTGTTATACTATCGTCaagtgaatataataataaag CGACCGATGATAAGAGATACGATCTGCTTCATCGAGCACTATCGACGTCTCCGGTTCCCCCTGCATCGTCAGCTCACGTGCGACCCCCAGCGCGTTCAGTTCAACGATCGCCTCCAGCGTTGCCCGAAAAATCAGGTCGTCATTTATTATCTCAAGCCTCCACAATTGGACCGCCTGTCCCACCACCCTTATCAGCACCGCGACCACCAAAAAACACAAAAGACACATCAAAACATCATGACTACGAGAATACCACGACAATACCTGGTACCAATAAACACGTTGTGAAGAACATTAATTTGGAGGCAAACCGGGCCAAGTTCACAGCGCTGATGAGGAGCAGAGAGGAACCAGGTGGATCCGCTCACAAAACAGAACCAGCTGCTTATGAGAATGTTAATGTAGAACACATTGCAAGACTCACAGCACTTGGATTTGCGCAAGATGCTGTTATCCGGGCATTGGGAATCACGAGAAATGATTTGGATATGGCCTACGATATTCTCAATGAGTTCGCCACTAAGTCCTCCTGA